The following are encoded in a window of Rissa tridactyla isolate bRisTri1 chromosome 3, bRisTri1.patW.cur.20221130, whole genome shotgun sequence genomic DNA:
- the GREB1 gene encoding protein GREB1 isoform X1, with protein MVSWCGVCCMPGSMECEQMGNSYAGQLKTTRFEEVLHNSIEASLRSNNLVPRPIFSQLYLEAEQQLSSLEAGSRADNEEEEEEEEEEGSESSSPPVSYQMKPPPEGCCTTDGFCQAGKDLRLISISNEHIEVPSGFLLVGVKSPNLPDHLLVCAVDKRFLPDDNGRNALLGFSGNCVGCGKKGFCYFTEFSNHINLKLTTQPKKQKHLKYYLVRNAQGALTKGSVICWKGAEFRGRQSSSSTCSSMLFQLPESSGLSGSTSSEPLPAANPSAPAGTQQTAVAIDHIPSTAAFSSAVYNGKESPKQQLVKNNLSALTRPSVLGTLTNSGPPKKRHKGWSPESPSSTETWNLQLNPQAPNRIKNDGGSLSSLPHSALVGPASTPVVGSGEPVSVPDNLLKICKAKPVIFKGHGNFPYLCGNINDVIVSPLLYTCYRNSQSLSRAYEQYGASTIQPISEEMQLLLTVYYLVQLASDQVPLIEDLEQIFMRSWRESHLSEIRQYQQAIPQTFPQVPSQIAPVTSAQLPWLAGLAASSCNDSVHIIECSYSLAEGLSEMFKLLIEGKLIKTNYVVIICASRNRAIDSCIVITGKYQARVLSESMLTPSDYQKEVNYQLVTGKVETLGSFFSTLCPDGDIDLLLEKFYQENQGHISSSISASVNKPTALNGAGAAACTSYEIERHQIRPFQLAVAQKLLSHICSIADSSTQNLDLGSFEKIDFLICVPPSEVTYQQTLFHLWHSGILLELGLEKEHLTKQRVEQYVMKIDAEAQIKFKVFLQNSMQNPHTLFVLIHDHAHWDLMSAVHSLYPPTELSTGLVDRLLNCREVKEAPNIVTLHVTSFPYALQTQHTHISPYNEIHWPSSYSNGVDLYHENKKYFGLSEFIESTLSGHSIPLLRYDSSFEAMVMALGKRFPRLHSAVIRTFVLIQHYSAAMMAVCGLSQMKNYTSVETLEITQNLINSSRQCPSGHGLMVVLRIPCTPLAAVAYERLYNVRERLALEDNFEIILGNPNSGITIGKHFVDQLKVWQKIEDVDWRPQTYLELEGLPCILIFSGMDPQGESLPRSLRYCDLRLINSSSLVRTNLEQELGLAAYFVSSEIHTEKAVVNDVLESDPEKLSSTDNEDEEIATEGSTSEKRSPMKRERSRSHDSASSSLSSKASITAFCSESSPPLTAAGDTAKSPHQVLSNSTEETTNNYERQKHKVDKGAQTTISKHLPTVTEQLDMKQNIKSAQISINSSSSSPFSSSSSSSAPTHNSFILQTSQCSMTKASKQPPIVFLPKLVYDIITSTDSSGLPKSSSLLPYHSVMWASSFRPLMSKMMTCTEQSLYYRQWTVPKPIHMDYNNRNEGRMDTFHPRRLLLSGPPQIGKTGAYLQFLSILSRMLIRLTEVDVYDEEEININIKEESDQYYHQPGDMWPDLETFKKMPFDYTIHDPKYEDASLICSKLQTINNEDRSMSRRQEDMYTHRQTTRMRLSKYAAYNTYHHCEQCHQYMGFNPRYQLYESTLHAFAFSYSMLGEEIQLHFIIPKSKEHHFVFSQPGRQLESMRLPLVTDKSEDYIKSPTFTPTTGRHEHGLFNLYHAMDGASHLHVLVVKEYEMAIYKKYWPNHIMLVLPSIFNSAGVGAAHFLIKELSYHNLELERNRQEELGIKPQDIWPFIVISDDSCVMWNAVEVDCSGDRKSDYTWTERNVSLKQILQHIEATPNVTHYALIGMRKWSSKTNSAEIKEPFSCCHVHDFIMLNVDLTQNVQYNQNRFMCDDIDFNLRVHSAGLLICRFNRFSVMKKQIAVGGQRSFHIKSKVSDTPVSISPAQYICAPDSKHTFLAAPAQLLLEKYLQYHSHRFFPLSLKNYSHPVLSVDCYLNLGPQIAVCYVSSRPHSLNISSSGLTFSGLLLYLCDSFVVASFLKKFHFLKGATLCVICQDRNSLRQTVVRLELEDEWQFRLRDEFQTANAKEDRPLFFLTGRHI; from the exons GTTTCTGCCAGGCTGGTAAAGATTTGAGACTGATTTCAATTTCCAATGAACATATTGAGGTACCATCAGGATTTTTACTTGTTGGTGTAAAGTCACCAAATTTACCTGACCACCTTTTAGTGTGTGCTGTGGATAAAAGGTTTCTGCCAGACGACAACGGGCGCAATGCCCTGTTGG GCTTCTCTGGCAATTGTGTTGGCTGTGGCAAGAAGGGTTTCTGCTACTTTACAGAATTCTCAAATCACATTAATCTTAAACTGACCACTCAGCCCAAGAAACAGAAACACTTAAAGTATTATCTGGTCAGGAATGCCCAGGGAGCTCTGACCAAAGGATCTGTAATCTGCTGGAAAGGCGCAG aGTTCAGAGGCCGGCAGTCTTCATCCAGCACCTGCTCAAGCATGTTGTTCCAACTGCCAGAAAGTTCGGGCCTCTCGGGAAGCACCTCAAGCGAGCCGCTCCCGGCAGCAAACCCAAGTGCTCCAGCTGGGACGCAGCAAACAG CTGTAGCTATAGATCACATCCCTTCAACAGCAGCGTTCAGCTCAGCAGTGTATAATGGCAAGGAATCACCTAAACAACAGTTGGTAAAAAATAACCTGTCTGCTCTGACAAGACCTTCAGTGTTAG GCACTTTAACAAATTCAGGGCCTCCAAAAAAGCGCCATAAAGGTTGGTCACCAGAGTCTCCATCATCTACTGAAACCTGGAACTTGCAGCTCAACCCACAGGCtccaaacagaattaaaaatg ATGGAGGAAGCTTATCATCTTTACCACATTCTGCTTTGGTGGGGCCAGCCTCGACTCCGGTGGTGGGCTCAGGAGAACCCGTCTCGGTTCCTGACAACTTGCTGAAAATCTGTAAAGCAAAGccagttatttttaaag GTCATGGAAACTTCCCATATCTTTGTGGGAACATTAATGATGTGATAGTGAGTCCTTTGTTGTACACCTGTTACAGAAATTCACAGTCTTTGTCTAGAGCATATGAACAATATGGTGCCTCCACAATACAGCCTATTTCAGAGGAAATGCAGCTCTTACTGACTGTCTACTACCTTGTTCAACTAG CCTCGGACCAGGTCCCTTTGATTGAGGATTTGGAACAAATCTTCATGCGTTCGTGGCGGGAATCACACCTGTCTGAAATCCGTCAGTACCAACAGGCTATTCCCCAGACCTTTCCTCAAGTGCCCAGCCAGATTGCACCAGTGACTTCAGCCCAGCTTCCCTGGCTGGCAGGCCTCGCCGCCAGCTCCTGTAATGACAGTGTCCATATCATTGAGTGCAGCTACTCTCTGGCTGAAgggctttcagaaatgtttaagcTACTCAttgaaggaaaattaataaaGACAAACTACGTGGTGATCATATGTGCCAGTAGAAATCGAGCCATTGATTCCTGCATTGTCATAACAG gaAAGTATCAGGCAAGAGTTCTGTCTGAGAGCATGCTCACTCCTTCAGACTACCAAAAAGAAGTTAACTATCAGCTGGTCACAGGGAAAGTGGAAACTCTGGGGTCCTTCTTTAGCACACTCTGCCCAG ACGGTGACATTGATCTTTTGCTGGAGAAATTTTATCAGGAAAACCAAGGACACATCTCTTCTTCAATTTCTGCTTCAGTGAATAAACCAACAGCACTGAatggagctggagcagctgcatgTACAA GTTATGAGATTGAACGACATCAGATTCGTCCATTCCAGCTAGCAGTGGCTCAGAAATTGCTGTCTCATATTTGCTCAATTGCTGACTCCAGCACTCAAAATCTTGATTTGGGTTCCTTCGAGAAAATTGATTTCTTGATTTGTGTTCCACCCTCCGAAGTGACTTATCAGCAGACTTTGTTTCATCTCTGGCACTCAG GTATTTTATTAGAACTTGGATTAGAAAAGGAACATCTTACAAAGCAGAGGGTGGAACAGTATGTTATGAAAATAGATGCAGAAGCCCAGATAAAATTCAAAGTCTTTTTACAAAACTCTATGCAGAATCCACATACACTGTTTGTTCTAATCCACGATCACGCACACTGGGATCTAATGAG TGCTGTGCATAGCCTTTATCCTCCAACAGAACTGTCTACAGGACTTGTTGATAGACTGCTGAACTGCAGGGAGGTGAAAGAGGCGCCAAATATTGTGACCCTCCATGTGACTTCCTTCCCCTACGCGCTGCAGACACAGCATACTCATATCAGCCCTTACAATGAGATCCACTGGCCTTCTTCATACAGCAAT GGTGTAGATTTATACcatgaaaacaagaaatactTTGGACTGTCAGAATTCATTGAGTCCACCCTCTCTGGGCATAGTATTCCACTGCTTCGGTACGACAGCTCTTTTGAAGCGATGGTCATGGCTTTGGGAAAAAG GTTCCCCAGGTTACACAGTGCAGTGATAAGGACATTTGTCCTCATACAACACTACTCTGCAGCTATGATGGCAGTGTGTGGTCTTTCTCAGATGAAGAATTACACCTCAGTTGAAACTCTGGAAATCACCCAAAACCTAATAAACTCTTCAAGACAATGTCCTAGTGGACATGGCCTTATGGTAGTGTTGAGAATTCCATGTACTCCGCTGGCTGCAGTGGCTTATGAACGTCTGTATAATGTAAGGGAAAGACTAGCCCTTGAAGATAACTTTGAAATAATCTTGGGAAATCCTAATTCTGGAATCACAATAGGGAAGCACTTTGTGGACCAACTAAAG GTCTGGCAGAAAATTGAAGATGTGGATTGGAGACCACAGACCTATTTGGAATTGGAAGGTTTGCCTTGTATATTGATATTTAGTGGTATGGATCCACAGGGGGAGTCTTTGCCACG ATCACTGAGATACTGTGACCTACGTTTAATAAATTCATCTTCTTTGGTAAGGACAAACTTGGAGCAAGAACTTGGTTTGGCAGCATACTTTGTGAGCTCAGAAATTCACACAGAGAAAGCAGTTGTGAATGATGTGTTAGAAAGTGACCCAGAGAAACTAAGCAGCACTGATAATGAAGACGAAGAAATAGCAACAGAAG GTTCTACTTCAGAAAAGAGAAGTCCTATGAAAAGAGAAAGATCTCGTTCCCATGATTCTGCATCTTCATCTCTCTCTTCAAAAGCTTCCA ttacaGCATTCTGCAGTGAGTCATCTCCTCCTTTAACAGCAGCAGGTGATACAGCAAAATCCCCCCACCAAGTCCTAAGCAATAGCACTGAAGAAACTACAAATAACTATGAAAGGCAGAAGCACAAAGTAGACAAGGGGGCGCAAACAACAATCAGCAAACATTTGCCAACAGTAACTGAACAGCTGGatatgaaacaaaacataaaaagtgCCCAAATTTCCATCAACTCATCATCCTCCTCACCTTTCTCCTCCTCGTCTTCCTCCTCTGCACCTACTCATAACTCCTTCATCCTACAGACCTCTCAATGCTCCATGACCAAAGCATCAAAACAGCCTCCCATAGTTTTCCTGCCCAAACTGGTTTATGACATTATTACTTCTACGGACAGCAGTGGACTTCCCAAATCATCTTCCCTCTTGCCTTATCATTCTGTTATGTGGGCAAGTTCTTTTCGTCCTCTTATGAGTAAGATGATGACTTGCACGGAGCAGTCTCTCTACTACCGCCAATGGACGGTTCCCAAGCCAATCCATATGGACTACAACAATAGAAATGAGGGCAGAATGGACACCTTTCACCCAAGGAGGCTGCTGCTGAGTGGGCCACCACAG ATAGGGAAAACAGGTGCCTATCTGCAGTTCCTCAGTATTTTGTCCAGAATGCTGATTAGACTGACAGAAGTGGATGTTTATGATGAGGAAGAAATCAACATTA ATATAAAAGAAGAATCCGATCAATACTACCATCAGCCTGGAGATATGTGGCCAGATTTGGAGACATTTAAGAAGATGCCTTTTGACTACACTATCCATGACCCAAAATATGAAGATGCAAGTCTGATTTGTTCAAAGCTTCAGACTATAAACAATGAAG acagATCAATGAGCAGGAGACAGGAGGATATGTATACACACCGTCAAACAACTAGGATGAGATTATCCAAGTATGCAGCATATAACACCTACCATCACTGTGAACAGTGTCATCAGTATATGGGTTTCAATCCCAGGTACCAG cttTATGAGTCCACTCTGCATGCATTTGCCTTTTCCTATTCTATGCTAGGAGAAGAGATCCAGCTACATTTTATCATCCCAAAGTCAAAGGAGCATCATTTTGTCTTTAGCCAACCGGGAAGACAATTGGAAAGCATGAGGCTACCACTAGTCACAGATAAG AGTGAAGATTACATAAAAAGCCCCACTTTTACTCCCACCACTGGTCGTCATGAACATGGACTTTTCAATTTATATCATGCGATGGATGGAGCCAGTCATTTGCATGTTTTAGTTGTCAAGGAATATGAAATGGCCATATATAAGAAGTATTGGCCCAACCACATCATGCTTGTTCTTCCAAGCATTTTCAACAGTGCAGGAGTAG GTGCTGCACACTTCCTGATAAAAGAGTTGTCTTATCATAACTTGGAGCTTGAACGAAAtcggcaggaggagctggggataAAACCCCAGGATATTTGGCCTTTCATTGTCATTTCAGATGACTCCTGTGTAATGTGGAATGCAGTAGAAGTTGATTGTTCAGGAGACAGGAAAAG TGACTATACATGGactgaaagaaatgtttccttgAAGCAAATTCTGCAACATATTGAAGCAACTCCCAATGTCACTCACTATGCCTTAATTGGAATGAGGAAATGGTCCAGCAAAACAAACAGTGCTGAGATCAAGGAACCATTCTCCTGCTGCCATGTGCATGATTTCATTATGCTGAATGTCGATCTGACACAGAATGTACAGTACAATCAGAACAG ATTTATGTGTGATGATATTGACTTCAACTTGCGCGTCCACAGCGCTGGCCTTCTCATCTGTCGGTTCAACCGCTTCAGTGTCATGAAAAAGCAGATTGCAGTAGGAGGGCAGCGATCCTTCCACATTAAGTCTAAG GTATCGGACACTCCAGTTTCAATCTCACCTGCTCAGTACATTTGTGCTCCTGACAGCAAGCATACCTTCTTGGCAGCACCCGCTCAGTTGCTCCTTGAAAAATACCTCCAGTATCACAGCCATCGCTTCTTCCCTCTCTCGCTGAAGAATTACAGCCATCCAGTGCTATCTGTGGACTGTTACCTTAACTTAGGACCACAG ATTGCAGTTTGCTACGTGAGTTCTCGGCCTCACTCTCTGAATATCAGTTCCTCTGGTTTGACCTTCAGTGGTCTCCTGCTATACCTCTGTGACTCCTTTGTTGTAGCTAGCTTTTTGaagaagtttcattttcttaaag GTGCCACCTTGTGCGTGATTTGTCAAGATCGCAATTCTCTTCGCCAGACTGTTGTCCGGCTAGAACTGGAAGATGAATGGCAGTTCCGACTGCGGGATGAATTCCAGACTGCCAATGCAAAAGAAGACAGACCACTTTTCTTCCTGACTGGACGACATATTTAA